From one Bifidobacterium sp. WK012_4_13 genomic stretch:
- the bglX gene encoding beta-glucosidase BglX produces the protein MEQSQLVNLVEQMTLEEKIGQLTQITGDFYSDKAEERTGPMSQLGLNDDQIMNVGTVLGVVGASECKRIQKNYMEHNRLHIPTLFMGDVIHGYETIFPIPLGLASSWDTEAFRRMAEVSAEEASVSGLSVVFSPMVDLVRDPRWGRVMESTGEDPYLNGRLASAMVKGYQGEPGDLSTQFNKVAACVKHFAAYGAATGGRDYNTVDMSEQRLRDVYLRGYEAAIEAGARLVMTSFNSIGGVPATGNLHLMQDILRSEFGFDGVLISDFGAVKELIAHGVAEDETQAADLSIHAGVDIEMMTLCYMHTLVGLISSGTVSESIVDESVLRILELKNELGLFEHPFRGADEDREKTVVFSAEHREIARRTAAESIVMLRNDDSLLPLDAERSIAVLGPGAQSPDVLGAWSWRGRTDAAVTLLQGLQELAADGEDEGRRPSVVTTQERCDYFVPTKSVVSESIELAKQSDVVVLALGELSTMSGEASSRSNIRLPKGQVELFEAIHEVNPHIVVVLFNGRPLDLHDIDGAEAILEAWYPGTEGGAAIADVLFGAVNPSAKITMSFPESVGQIPIYYDEDNTGRPYEVAPNEKYVSKYLDVSNYAAFPFGFGLSFSHFTYDSLVSSSNSFSATEPVTVSVNVTNDSNVDGTEIVQLYIRDLVGEVVRPVKQLKGFKRVALAAGESRRIEFSLTEEDVRYVHLDCTMRSDPGDFLVSVGGNSRDLLDPLHLHLD, from the coding sequence ATGGAACAATCACAACTCGTCAATCTTGTGGAACAGATGACTCTGGAAGAGAAGATCGGCCAGCTTACGCAGATAACCGGTGACTTCTATTCCGACAAGGCAGAGGAACGCACCGGTCCGATGAGTCAGCTGGGACTCAACGATGACCAAATCATGAATGTGGGAACGGTTCTCGGCGTCGTGGGCGCTTCCGAGTGCAAACGCATCCAGAAGAATTACATGGAGCATAACCGCCTCCACATTCCCACCCTGTTCATGGGCGATGTGATTCACGGCTACGAGACGATATTTCCCATACCGCTCGGACTTGCCAGTTCCTGGGATACCGAGGCATTCAGGCGCATGGCGGAGGTATCTGCCGAGGAGGCATCCGTCTCTGGACTTTCAGTGGTGTTCTCGCCAATGGTCGACCTGGTGCGGGACCCTCGCTGGGGTCGCGTCATGGAGTCAACCGGCGAAGACCCATATCTCAATGGCAGGCTCGCCTCAGCCATGGTGAAGGGCTATCAGGGTGAGCCAGGCGACCTGTCCACGCAATTCAACAAGGTCGCCGCGTGCGTCAAGCATTTCGCGGCATACGGTGCTGCGACGGGCGGTCGTGACTACAATACGGTCGACATGTCCGAGCAGAGACTGCGCGACGTGTATCTGCGTGGGTATGAGGCTGCAATCGAGGCAGGCGCTCGACTGGTGATGACCTCTTTCAATTCCATCGGAGGCGTTCCGGCAACCGGCAACCTGCATCTGATGCAGGATATCCTACGAAGTGAATTCGGATTCGATGGCGTTCTGATCTCCGATTTTGGCGCAGTGAAGGAACTGATCGCGCATGGTGTCGCGGAGGACGAGACCCAGGCCGCCGATCTTTCCATTCATGCCGGCGTCGACATCGAGATGATGACGCTGTGCTATATGCACACGCTCGTAGGGCTGATTTCATCGGGCACAGTCAGCGAAAGCATCGTCGATGAATCCGTGCTTCGCATACTCGAGCTGAAAAACGAGCTCGGTCTGTTCGAACATCCATTCCGCGGTGCGGATGAAGATCGTGAGAAGACAGTCGTGTTCAGCGCGGAGCATCGTGAAATCGCGCGCAGGACCGCAGCAGAGTCAATCGTGATGCTGCGCAATGATGATTCGTTGCTGCCACTGGATGCGGAGCGAAGCATCGCAGTTCTGGGTCCGGGCGCACAGTCGCCCGATGTGCTCGGAGCATGGTCATGGCGCGGTCGCACCGATGCGGCGGTGACCTTGCTGCAGGGACTGCAGGAGCTGGCTGCGGATGGCGAGGATGAGGGTCGCAGGCCATCGGTCGTCACCACTCAGGAACGTTGCGACTACTTCGTGCCCACGAAGTCCGTGGTCTCGGAATCCATCGAGCTTGCGAAGCAGTCCGATGTCGTCGTCCTCGCTCTTGGAGAGCTTTCCACGATGAGTGGCGAGGCATCGAGCCGTTCGAACATTCGTCTGCCAAAGGGACAGGTCGAACTGTTTGAGGCGATTCATGAGGTAAACCCGCACATTGTCGTCGTCCTGTTCAACGGACGGCCGCTCGACTTGCACGACATTGACGGCGCAGAGGCGATCCTGGAAGCGTGGTATCCAGGCACCGAGGGCGGGGCGGCGATTGCCGATGTCCTGTTTGGAGCGGTGAATCCATCGGCGAAGATCACGATGTCCTTCCCCGAATCGGTAGGCCAGATTCCCATCTATTACGACGAGGACAATACGGGCAGGCCATACGAAGTGGCGCCAAACGAAAAGTACGTCTCCAAATATCTCGATGTCTCGAACTATGCGGCATTCCCATTTGGTTTCGGCCTGAGCTTCAGCCATTTCACCTATGATTCTCTCGTGTCTTCCAGTAACTCATTCAGCGCGACCGAACCCGTCACCGTCAGCGTGAACGTCACCAACGATTCCAATGTGGACGGAACCGAAATCGTGCAGCTGTACATCCGTGATCTCGTCGGTGAAGTCGTGCGACCGGTCAAGCAGCTCAAGGGATTCAAGCGAGTGGCGCTCGCTGCCGGTGAGTCTCGCAGGATTGAGTTCAGCCTCACTGAGGAAGACGTGCGCTACGTTCATCTGGATTGCACGATGCGAAGCGATCCAGGTGACTTCCTGGTCAGCGTCGGTGGCAACAGCCGCGATCTCTTGGATCCGCTGCACCTGCATCTTGACTGA
- a CDS encoding GH36-type glycosyl hydrolase domain-containing protein → MNDAMNMNDAVNTNSEHTDTDNAMDSQTPWTSWGKTVEHDFHIDEGELHLAFNPFGDIRSIRVGDIQISQYQPSVHDSAISGMWLRRRHGSDLAVIPLTGTHAGQSGESAAQFVCSEHCARWSGQGLGVRWEVTLRPIMNVPQGIADLSGKGCSWVWNARIKPIDGSSVDPDDDWDLVSAQDVALAPVEQALTSEPYISQYVAFHEERNDTSGSVVSARQTMSCAPQLPLLVSTIAEGTAAYLTDGFDFYGNQARLGSEPQALRDADWSGGHINQYEFAMIALLSQAKRIDKAGAEWNQIFVFNPDYRGEMADASNAFAEVDTLEDVLRSCVSEPEPDTEEIARSAGTASPTHASHVAHSSHETHPDAGHPASLLATARGINADVLSDEQLRSLVGGSIISPEYGDHSRLLSYFAEDATHVVSGAKELAVARSHGQVLLSGGEFDPELPVLAATTYAPGVFASHIVLGNTNMNRLVSVQRNALNLLRSQGIRILVRLDGEWRVLQVPSAFIMHLGGSRWVYRIGELVLDVMTTANVGDNGLDIRFTASQPVEAMLTVDIEEPTQWYARSTEHGVIFAPAWDSAAFKQYPGLSYAFEAEHAQCGSDDALFADAHADVRKASSGLPQHGGVFTFTMIDRRELHLAVTASVSGAQEAQDLADRMIQQPIDIARVLQEHNRRIAGFDDELHVDGTGRLSEFNILIPWFVQNALVHFLSPHGLEQYSGAAWGTRDVLQGPLEMELAFGHFSGAREILLKVFAHQNSDGSLPQWFMFDAYSSMYQKDAHGDIPVWPLMAMGEYLSASGDYDILSQEQPFLDDAGKATVIQHLERILSYIENHRVPGTKLFSYGNGDWDDTLQPAQESMKKNMASSWTIALLHQASLMLASQLKSAGLAELAARFVAEAETIEAAFPKDFILDDVIAGYVNFTEQGPQPIIHPTDKRTGLQYRLIPMTRSIISGLLTPAQVEGHLRLIQDNLHYPDGVRLMNKPARFADGVPLYFKRAEQAANVGREIGLMYTHAHIRYSEALATLGKDSLVDELLRISPVGQFSRLGTSEIRQRNCYFASSDADFPDRYEAARDWDRLRGDTERPVGVRGGWRVYSSGPGIYLRQLVQHVFGLQIEAARIVIDPVLAVEDDGTSIGVRLFGAERSIRYHVRNDDTPVIVLADGKALSGNYQQLPYRQGGLVLDAAQLGDAKEIDVTVGAKRSTIGR, encoded by the coding sequence ATGAACGACGCAATGAACATGAACGACGCAGTGAACACCAACTCAGAACACACGGATACGGACAACGCTATGGACAGCCAGACACCCTGGACCTCATGGGGAAAAACAGTCGAACACGATTTTCACATCGATGAGGGTGAGCTGCATCTTGCCTTCAACCCCTTCGGTGACATCCGATCCATCAGGGTAGGTGACATCCAGATTTCGCAATATCAGCCGAGCGTCCATGATTCTGCGATCTCAGGAATGTGGCTTCGTCGCCGGCATGGCTCGGATCTTGCCGTCATACCGCTGACAGGAACTCATGCGGGTCAGTCCGGGGAATCCGCGGCGCAGTTCGTCTGTTCGGAGCATTGTGCGCGATGGAGCGGCCAAGGCCTCGGCGTGAGGTGGGAAGTCACCCTCAGGCCGATCATGAATGTTCCTCAGGGCATTGCCGACCTCTCTGGAAAGGGATGTTCATGGGTATGGAATGCGCGCATCAAGCCCATTGACGGCTCATCCGTCGATCCCGACGACGACTGGGATCTGGTCAGTGCCCAGGATGTCGCGCTTGCCCCAGTCGAGCAGGCTCTCACCAGCGAACCATACATTTCGCAGTACGTTGCCTTCCACGAGGAGCGCAACGACACTTCAGGCAGCGTGGTGTCGGCCCGCCAGACCATGAGCTGCGCACCTCAGCTGCCCCTGCTGGTATCCACGATCGCAGAGGGGACTGCGGCCTATCTCACCGATGGCTTTGATTTCTATGGCAACCAGGCACGCCTTGGCAGCGAGCCCCAGGCTCTTCGCGATGCCGATTGGAGTGGCGGCCATATCAACCAATATGAATTCGCGATGATCGCTCTGCTCTCCCAGGCGAAGCGGATAGACAAAGCGGGTGCTGAATGGAACCAGATATTCGTGTTCAACCCTGATTACCGTGGCGAGATGGCAGATGCCAGCAATGCATTCGCCGAGGTCGATACGCTTGAGGACGTCTTGCGATCCTGCGTCTCCGAGCCTGAGCCAGACACTGAGGAAATCGCCCGAAGCGCAGGCACTGCGTCGCCGACCCACGCATCGCACGTCGCGCATTCCTCGCATGAGACTCATCCGGATGCCGGTCATCCTGCCTCGCTGCTTGCCACCGCTCGCGGCATAAACGCCGATGTGCTCAGCGATGAACAGCTTCGTTCGCTCGTAGGCGGCTCCATCATCTCGCCGGAATACGGAGACCATTCCCGGCTGCTGTCATACTTTGCCGAGGATGCGACCCATGTCGTATCGGGAGCCAAGGAACTTGCCGTGGCACGCTCCCACGGTCAGGTTCTCCTCTCCGGTGGGGAATTCGATCCTGAACTCCCTGTCCTGGCGGCGACGACCTATGCACCCGGCGTGTTCGCCTCGCACATAGTTCTGGGCAACACCAACATGAACAGGCTCGTTTCGGTGCAGCGCAATGCGCTGAACCTTCTGCGATCGCAGGGCATCCGAATCCTGGTCAGGCTGGATGGCGAATGGCGCGTTCTTCAGGTACCTTCAGCGTTCATCATGCATCTGGGAGGTTCCCGATGGGTGTATCGCATAGGTGAGTTGGTTCTGGACGTAATGACCACGGCGAACGTCGGAGACAACGGTCTGGATATCCGCTTCACGGCGAGCCAGCCTGTCGAGGCCATGCTTACCGTAGACATCGAGGAACCGACGCAGTGGTATGCACGCAGCACCGAGCATGGCGTCATATTCGCTCCGGCTTGGGATTCGGCAGCGTTCAAGCAGTACCCGGGCCTGAGCTATGCATTCGAGGCCGAGCATGCGCAGTGCGGTTCCGATGATGCGCTGTTCGCGGATGCGCATGCCGACGTCAGGAAGGCTTCTTCCGGCTTGCCCCAGCACGGGGGAGTGTTCACATTCACGATGATCGATCGCCGCGAGCTGCATCTCGCAGTCACGGCGAGCGTTAGCGGAGCCCAGGAAGCTCAGGATCTCGCTGACAGGATGATTCAGCAGCCAATCGACATCGCACGGGTGCTGCAGGAGCACAACAGGCGGATTGCAGGCTTCGACGATGAACTTCATGTCGATGGGACTGGCAGACTGAGCGAATTCAACATTCTGATTCCTTGGTTCGTTCAGAATGCCTTGGTGCATTTCCTTTCGCCACATGGACTTGAACAGTATTCAGGTGCTGCGTGGGGCACTCGTGACGTGCTTCAGGGGCCGCTGGAAATGGAATTGGCCTTCGGACATTTCTCGGGTGCGCGCGAAATACTCCTCAAGGTCTTCGCCCATCAGAACAGCGATGGCTCGCTGCCGCAGTGGTTCATGTTCGACGCATATTCATCCATGTATCAGAAGGACGCTCACGGAGACATTCCCGTATGGCCGCTCATGGCAATGGGAGAGTATCTGAGTGCGAGTGGAGACTATGACATCCTTTCGCAGGAGCAGCCATTCCTCGATGATGCTGGGAAGGCCACCGTCATCCAGCATCTGGAACGCATTCTCTCATATATTGAGAATCACAGAGTCCCCGGAACCAAGCTGTTCTCCTATGGCAATGGGGATTGGGATGACACGCTTCAGCCTGCTCAGGAATCCATGAAGAAGAACATGGCTTCCAGCTGGACCATTGCGTTGCTGCACCAGGCCTCGTTGATGCTCGCCTCCCAGCTGAAGAGCGCCGGTCTTGCGGAGTTGGCCGCGAGATTCGTCGCAGAGGCGGAAACCATCGAGGCAGCCTTCCCGAAGGACTTCATACTCGACGATGTCATAGCCGGCTATGTGAACTTCACCGAGCAGGGACCTCAGCCGATCATCCATCCGACGGACAAGCGCACAGGCTTGCAATATCGGTTGATTCCAATGACGCGTTCAATCATTTCAGGACTTCTCACACCTGCTCAGGTAGAGGGCCACCTGCGTCTGATTCAGGATAATCTGCATTATCCCGATGGCGTGCGGCTGATGAATAAGCCGGCTCGCTTCGCGGATGGCGTGCCACTCTACTTCAAGCGAGCCGAGCAGGCGGCGAATGTTGGGCGTGAGATTGGATTGATGTATACCCATGCGCATATCCGCTATTCAGAGGCTCTCGCCACGCTCGGCAAGGATTCGCTTGTCGACGAGCTGCTGAGAATCAGTCCGGTCGGTCAGTTCTCGCGGCTGGGAACGAGCGAGATTCGTCAGCGTAACTGCTACTTCGCATCATCGGACGCTGATTTCCCTGATCGCTATGAAGCTGCAAGGGATTGGGATCGGTTGCGTGGTGACACCGAACGTCCAGTCGGGGTCCGAGGCGGATGGCGTGTCTATTCATCAGGGCCTGGCATATACCTTCGTCAGCTGGTCCAGCATGTTTTCGGCCTGCAGATCGAGGCCGCGCGAATCGTCATCGACCCGGTGCTCGCGGTCGAGGATGACGGGACATCCATTGGCGTCAGGCTGTTTGGCGCTGAGCGCAGCATCCGCTATCACGTGCGCAACGATGACACTCCCGTGATCGTTCTCGCCGATGGCAAGGCGTTGTCCGGCAACTATCAGCAGCTTCCATACCGTCAGGGCGGATTGGTGCTTGACGCGGCACAACTCGGTGATGCCAAGGAAATAGACGTCACCGTTGGCGCGAAGCGCAGCACGATCGGACGCTGA
- a CDS encoding alpha/beta fold hydrolase encodes MFTAQTIHDSRIAPAQAFGALPVPQSVDILAIKTVDGTLTVAHASPEIGSSVKGSVLCVPGFTGSKEDFYPILPRLAKLGWDVWVYSQRGQADSFAPQGQENYTRKCDAADAVALAKIISTAVGTNRIHLLGHSFGGLVAQAAAIAHPERFLSLTLMSSGPHGWAGRHDIDKRILLDNPESDLWALNNPDLVDVPDDELDTLQSFLRERSRLTSRDQLLQTIDELADVHDTSFEVRDTGLPVLVFHGENDNWAWPQEWQRRMAAIVGARYEIIPDAAHGPQSENPRLTATLLNDFWSKADGERTVQ; translated from the coding sequence ATGTTCACTGCACAGACTATTCACGATTCGAGGATTGCACCAGCGCAAGCCTTCGGAGCGCTTCCTGTTCCACAATCCGTTGACATTCTTGCCATCAAGACAGTGGATGGGACGCTCACCGTCGCCCATGCATCGCCGGAAATCGGTTCATCGGTCAAGGGAAGCGTTCTCTGCGTGCCAGGTTTCACCGGTTCCAAGGAGGATTTCTATCCGATCCTTCCGCGTCTGGCCAAGCTGGGATGGGATGTGTGGGTGTATTCGCAGCGTGGCCAGGCGGATTCATTCGCGCCGCAAGGTCAGGAGAACTACACCCGGAAGTGCGATGCGGCGGATGCGGTCGCGCTTGCCAAGATAATCTCAACGGCAGTCGGAACGAACCGCATCCATCTGCTTGGACACAGCTTCGGAGGCCTTGTCGCCCAGGCTGCGGCCATAGCCCATCCGGAACGATTCCTCAGCCTCACACTGATGTCCTCCGGTCCGCATGGCTGGGCTGGAAGACACGACATCGACAAGAGGATCCTGCTCGACAATCCCGAGAGCGATCTTTGGGCCTTGAACAACCCCGACCTTGTGGATGTTCCCGATGATGAGCTTGACACCCTGCAATCCTTCCTTCGCGAACGTTCTCGCCTGACAAGTCGAGATCAGCTTCTGCAGACCATAGACGAGCTGGCGGATGTGCATGACACCAGCTTCGAGGTGCGTGACACGGGCCTGCCGGTCCTCGTATTCCACGGCGAGAACGACAACTGGGCCTGGCCACAGGAATGGCAGCGCCGAATGGCTGCGATCGTGGGCGCGCGCTACGAGATAATCCCGGATGCGGCTCACGGCCCACAGAGTGAGAACCCGAGATTGACGGCAACGCTGCTGAACGACTTCTGGTCGAAGGCCGACGGCGAAAGGACGGTGCAGTGA